GAAAGGTCCTTGCCCAAAAGTTAAAACTCACCCGGTTCGATTTATTACTTCATGTAAAAATGGACATATTCAGGATTTTCCCTGGTTCTGGTATGTGCATAAGGGACCAAAACCTGATTCTAAAAAATGCAAACTGTATTTAATAGATGAAGGGAAAACTGGATCGTTAAAAGATCTAGTAGTAAAGTGTAGTACATGTAATAAAGAAAGATCGATCAGCGAAGCACTATCAAATAAAAAAATATTAGGAAAGTGTTTAGGAGGAAGACCATGGTTGGGAGATAAAGAAGAAGGATGTGAACAGGAAACTGAACTGCTTTTAAGAGGAGCATCTAACTTATATTTTTCAGCCATTGAGAGTTCTATAGTGATTCCGCATAATTCTAATGAACTTGATGATTTTATAAGAAGTCATATTGATTTTTCTGATGAAGAATTAATTAATAATAGACCAATTTTTGACATGGTTATGAAAAGAGATTCAGATATATTACGTATAGGACTTGATAAAGCATGGGACATTGTCCAACGCTTGAAAGATAGCAGTAATATGGAGCAGGATATTAGAACTCCGGAATATGAAGCCTTACTTACTGAGCATAATCAGGTTAATGATATCAATTTTCAAACAGAAAAAGAAGAAGTACCAAGAAGGTTTAATAAATTTATTACTAATCTTATACGTGTGAAACGCTTGAAGGAGGTAATGGTACTAAAAGGTTTTACGAGAATCCATCCACTACCAGATTTGACAGCACGTCTTTCAGAGCATCCTGTTTCTGGAGAAATTAATGATTCAATCCAGTTAGCACCGATAAGTAAAGAGAAGTCAGATTGGCTACCCGGGGTTGAATCTTATGGAGAAGGAATCTTCCTGACAATTGATGATCAAAGATTACTAAAGTGGGAAGAAAAAAATAAGAAGTATGGACAGGGTATGGAAGTTGCTCACAAAAAAATGTTTAGGGAACGGGATTTTCCAAATGAAACAATTCCTGCTTTTCCTGGGTTAAGGTATGCACTACTTCATACTATTTCGCACGCATTAATTAGAGAACTTACAATACATTCAGGATATTCATCATCAGCATTAAAGGAAAGAATTTATTCTGACTCTGAAAATGGAATAGCAGGAATTTTAATTTACACTTCAACAGTTGATTCTGAAGGAAGTCTTGGAGGGCTTGTTGAATTAGGCAAGAGAGATAAATTTGAATCTATCCTTGCACGTGCACTTGCTGCCTCAAGATATTGTTCTGGCGACCCTCAATGTGCTG
The window above is part of the Mesobacillus jeotgali genome. Proteins encoded here:
- a CDS encoding DUF1998 domain-containing protein, translated to MNKKVGELRPSQFITTFGPGSIVDLPDFSVIIGGIDKWNTLDVSRAAIIEEPRLKSKLKIKQIKSIPVKDNDEIGTIPAYRFPEYHVCPNCRKLGKRDGRDFFEEEGVLYCKNPESEKGPCPKVKTHPVRFITSCKNGHIQDFPWFWYVHKGPKPDSKKCKLYLIDEGKTGSLKDLVVKCSTCNKERSISEALSNKKILGKCLGGRPWLGDKEEGCEQETELLLRGASNLYFSAIESSIVIPHNSNELDDFIRSHIDFSDEELINNRPIFDMVMKRDSDILRIGLDKAWDIVQRLKDSSNMEQDIRTPEYEALLTEHNQVNDINFQTEKEEVPRRFNKFITNLIRVKRLKEVMVLKGFTRIHPLPDLTARLSEHPVSGEINDSIQLAPISKEKSDWLPGVESYGEGIFLTIDDQRLLKWEEKNKKYGQGMEVAHKKMFRERDFPNETIPAFPGLRYALLHTISHALIRELTIHSGYSSSALKERIYSDSENGIAGILIYTSTVDSEGSLGGLVELGKRDKFESILARALAASRYCSGDPQCAEHDAEQFTDVNGAACHSCMLIAETSCEKSNRYLDRSLLVDIVSNSKREFFELE